The region AGGAGGGAAACTAAGATGGCAGTACCTAAGAAGAAAACATCTAAAGCTAAGAAAAACATGAGAAGATCTCATCACGCTTTAACTGGAACTGGATTAACAACTTGTGAGAAATGTGGAGCTCCAAGAAGACCACACAGAGTATGTCTTG is a window of Candidatus Fusobacterium pullicola DNA encoding:
- the rpmF gene encoding 50S ribosomal protein L32 produces the protein MAVPKKKTSKAKKNMRRSHHALTGTGLTTCEKCGAPRRPHRVCLACGDYNGKQVLAGQAE